From a region of the Bermanella marisrubri genome:
- the ald gene encoding alanine dehydrogenase, with translation MLIGVPKEIKNHEYRVGLTPAGVRELTSAGHDVVVETNAGLAIGLDNAQYESAGAKILDSAEAVFEQADMIVKVKEPQPNECKMLREGQLLFTYLHLAADKPQTDLLMASGATCVAYETVTDAHGGLPLLAPMSEVAGRLAPQEGAACLKKANGGSGVLIGGVPGVSPAQVSVIGGGVVGLNAARIALGMGANVTILDRSLARLKEIDDMFGDKLNTLFSTEEAIREQIKIADMVIGAVLIPGAAAPKLISKDMLSTMKPGSVLVDVAIDQGGCFETSKPTTHQEPTYEIDGVIHYCVANMPGAVARTSTFALTNATLPYVVQLANKGKDALAANPHLLEGLNVHKGQLTCEAVAEAFNYDFVTPAKALGLSGNVQKIA, from the coding sequence ATGCTAATTGGTGTACCAAAAGAGATTAAAAACCACGAGTATCGTGTCGGTCTTACCCCTGCTGGTGTACGTGAATTGACAAGTGCAGGCCATGACGTAGTAGTTGAAACCAATGCCGGTCTGGCTATCGGTCTTGATAACGCTCAGTACGAGTCTGCCGGTGCAAAAATTTTAGATTCGGCTGAGGCGGTATTCGAGCAAGCAGATATGATCGTTAAAGTAAAAGAGCCGCAACCAAACGAATGCAAAATGCTGCGCGAAGGCCAGTTGCTTTTCACATACTTGCACCTAGCCGCAGACAAACCACAAACCGATCTGCTTATGGCGAGCGGTGCCACTTGTGTCGCTTACGAGACCGTAACCGATGCACATGGTGGCCTTCCATTATTAGCGCCAATGTCTGAAGTAGCTGGTCGTCTTGCTCCGCAAGAAGGTGCGGCGTGCTTGAAAAAAGCCAACGGTGGTAGCGGTGTGTTAATTGGTGGTGTACCTGGTGTGTCTCCAGCACAAGTCAGTGTAATCGGTGGTGGTGTTGTCGGTTTGAATGCAGCACGCATCGCATTGGGTATGGGTGCCAACGTAACGATTTTGGATCGTTCTCTTGCTCGTCTAAAAGAAATTGATGATATGTTTGGCGACAAGTTAAACACGCTGTTCAGTACCGAAGAAGCCATTCGTGAACAAATCAAAATCGCTGATATGGTCATCGGCGCCGTATTAATTCCGGGTGCAGCCGCACCGAAGCTCATCAGCAAAGATATGTTAAGTACCATGAAGCCAGGCTCTGTCTTAGTTGACGTAGCAATCGACCAAGGCGGTTGCTTCGAAACCAGCAAGCCAACTACACACCAAGAGCCAACTTATGAAATCGATGGTGTGATTCATTACTGTGTCGCGAATATGCCAGGCGCCGTTGCACGTACTTCAACTTTCGCACTAACCAATGCGACATTGCCGTATGTTGTACAGCTTGCTAACAAAGGTAAGGATGCATTGGCAGCGAACCCTCACTTGCTAGAAGGCCTAAACGTACACAAAGGTCAATTGACCTGTGAAGCGGTTGCAGAAGCGTTTAACTATGATTTCGTAACGCCTGCAAAAGCATTGGGCCTAAGTGGTAACGTACAAAAGATTGCGTAA